From the Candidatus Pantoea soli genome, one window contains:
- a CDS encoding SIR2 family protein has translation MKPELKRAYDAGKLILFAGAGISRNLGLPEWHELIAHLANELGYDPKIFNTYGTHLSLAEYYKQRKGSLGPLRSWMDREWHRPDIDVRSSEIHTMITQGNFSRIYTTNYDRWLEMAHEAHNVPYSKVANAADLVSLTEDKRHIIKLHGDFDDDTSIVLDESSYFERLYFDSPLDIKLTHDVMGNSVLFVGYSISDFNIRLLFYRLTKMWGRTGLATARPKSYLFTNRNNPVAKEVLGQWGIEMIVSEEDDPRKALAAFLQELLA, from the coding sequence GCTGCCGGAGTGGCATGAACTGATTGCGCACCTGGCGAACGAACTGGGCTATGACCCGAAAATCTTCAATACCTACGGCACGCATCTGTCGCTGGCGGAATATTATAAGCAGCGCAAAGGGTCGCTGGGCCCGTTGCGCAGCTGGATGGATCGGGAGTGGCACCGGCCTGACATTGACGTCCGCAGTTCGGAAATCCACACCATGATCACTCAGGGCAACTTTTCCCGCATTTATACCACTAATTACGATCGCTGGCTGGAGATGGCGCACGAAGCGCATAACGTGCCTTACAGTAAGGTGGCGAACGCGGCCGATCTTGTCTCCCTGACCGAAGATAAGCGCCATATCATTAAACTTCACGGCGATTTTGACGACGATACCTCGATCGTTCTTGACGAAAGCAGCTACTTTGAACGCCTCTATTTTGACTCGCCGCTGGATATCAAACTGACGCACGATGTGATGGGGAACTCGGTCCTGTTTGTCGGCTACAGCATCAGCGATTTCAATATCCGCCTGCTGTTCTATCGCCTGACGAAGATGTGGGGCCGCACCGGTCTGGCGACGGCACGGCCGAAATCCTATCTGTTTACCAACCGCAACAACCCGGTGGCCAAAGAGGTGCTGGGGCAGTGGGGCATTGAGATGATCGTGTCGGAAGAGGACGACCCGCGTAAAGCGCTGGCCGCTTTCCTGCAGGAACTGCTGGCGTAA
- a CDS encoding YebG family protein, protein MAVETKYVVVRKGEEKMTFANKKDADAWDKMLDMADAFTDWLQQHQPEMNEAQAEALGMLLAEQKEAVQHILRTSKLPESAPAAATDDASAAPEKKVRAVKAA, encoded by the coding sequence ATGGCAGTCGAAACCAAATATGTTGTGGTCAGAAAGGGTGAAGAGAAGATGACGTTTGCCAATAAAAAAGACGCAGATGCCTGGGACAAAATGCTTGATATGGCCGATGCGTTCACCGACTGGCTGCAGCAACATCAGCCAGAGATGAATGAAGCGCAGGCCGAAGCGCTGGGTATGCTGCTGGCAGAACAGAAAGAGGCTGTTCAGCATATTCTGCGCACCAGCAAACTGCCAGAATCTGCTCCCGCCGCGGCGACAGACGACGCCAGCGCTGCCCCGGAAAAGAAAGTGCGCGCTGTTAAAGCGGCCTGA
- a CDS encoding Fic family protein — protein sequence MWIWQQPDWPHFSWQEKQLLPLLRQLQQKRGMLLGRASVADDSDAQTLDTLLTNILSSSAIEDERVNAQSVRSSLARRLGVSLAQPYPVSERSEGLATMMMDAITQREQPLTLTRLFQWHQWLFPASEWSLKRLNVGMLRGDEPMQVVSGRIDRPTVHFEAPPRNGLEQQLTAFIDWFNHSRDDVLLDPLLRAALCHLWFVTLHPFDDGNGRITRALTDLALAQADSQSIRLYAMSASILARRADYYRILQETQRGALDVTAWLVWFLEVLDDSLEQALATVTRMQNKARFWLQHNSAELNAEQTRVLNRLLDGGEQGFAAGISASQYQKVAKVSKATATRHLAELVEKGCLEKLPGGGRSTRYQVKY from the coding sequence CGCCAGCGTGGCGGATGACAGTGATGCACAGACGCTGGATACGCTGCTGACCAATATCCTCTCTTCGTCTGCCATTGAAGATGAACGGGTTAACGCGCAGTCGGTACGATCCTCGCTGGCGCGCCGCTTAGGGGTTTCACTGGCACAGCCGTATCCGGTGTCCGAGCGCTCAGAAGGTCTGGCTACCATGATGATGGATGCCATTACCCAGCGCGAACAGCCGCTGACCCTGACGCGCCTCTTTCAGTGGCATCAGTGGCTGTTTCCGGCCAGCGAGTGGTCACTGAAGCGACTCAACGTTGGCATGCTGCGCGGTGACGAGCCGATGCAGGTGGTGTCCGGGCGTATTGATCGGCCGACAGTGCATTTTGAGGCACCGCCGCGTAACGGGCTGGAGCAGCAGTTGACGGCGTTTATCGACTGGTTTAACCACAGTCGTGATGATGTGCTGCTGGACCCGCTGTTGCGCGCCGCGCTCTGTCACCTGTGGTTTGTCACGCTGCATCCTTTTGATGATGGCAACGGGCGTATCACGCGCGCGCTGACGGACCTGGCGCTGGCGCAGGCGGATAGTCAGAGCATTCGCCTGTACGCGATGTCAGCGTCGATTCTGGCCCGACGCGCCGACTATTACCGCATTCTGCAGGAGACGCAGCGCGGCGCGCTCGACGTCACCGCGTGGCTGGTCTGGTTTCTGGAGGTGCTGGATGACAGCCTGGAACAGGCACTGGCCACCGTCACGCGTATGCAAAACAAAGCGCGTTTCTGGCTGCAGCATAATTCTGCAGAGCTGAATGCCGAACAGACGCGGGTGCTGAATCGCCTGCTGGATGGCGGTGAACAGGGTTTTGCGGCAGGCATCAGCGCCAGCCAGTATCAGAAGGTAGCAAAAGTGAGTAAGGCCACCGCCACACGCCATCTGGCGGAACTGGTGGAAAAGGGGTGCCTGGAGAAATTACCCGGCGGCGGACGCAGTACGCGTTACCAGGTGAAATACTGA